The genomic region CTGAATAGGATAAGCCAATAAttaatgatgaatgaatgaaaaggaAATTCTGTTTGCTCTTATCCTGCAACCACCCCTTGAAGCCACAGTGTCCGTTGTTCTGCAAAAGTTAAAGAAGTTACAACTTTTAAACAACTTTAAAACGGTTCTACAGAAGGATTCTCATGTAAAAGCCGATGCGTATAGCCAGGAGATGAATTGACCAACCAAGGACACAAACTGGCCTGTGGCCTGGTGCCCATGCATCTCTGTCAGCCTGTTGACACCATGTCTTAACATGTGTCATGTGTGATCCGATCAaaagtggacagctctaagtctgtctgttcacacctggcaaTAGAGTATATCTCTAAtggcatacatatatatatatatatatatatatatacatatatatatatatatatatatatatatatatatatatgtatatatcattTCCCCGCTCTACATGCAAATAATCCATTACCATAATTAGGAGCCTACTGCtgcgggagtgtgagctctgcacaGGAGACAGTTGGTGACAGTCTGCCCACATACAGACACAGTTGCAGTGCTTACTATTAGAATTAcacagctaacattacctaGAGGTTATTGACAGATTAACAATAGATTTGAGAGTTGTAAGGATTGTTTAacagatgctgttgtgttagctcatgctaactaggcagatgttgaactgactTCTTGCCGGGAGACAGAGATGATCCTTCAGTGCTGCCTCTGacttgtgtaacagcagcaacagaaagttttcttgttGATGTCAACTGAGTAGGCTGTCATTCACTGTGGCCCAGAAGACATTAGCATATGCAGTGCTGAAAGAATGTGGCCATATGTGGCCCGGACCACCTCCAGATATGGTCTTGAGTGATCAGATCTCAGGATGAATTAAGGGTGCATTGGGTGCATTGCGTGTATTCAGACATGTATTTGTGATCCAGtcacccaaaacacattttaatagcAGGTATGATAAGGCTTGATGTTGTACCACCACCTCATCATAATTTGTGTAGTAGGATTGTTGTCATCTTTACTGTCACTTATTGTTCTTAATTTCATCCCCCTCTGTTGTCTTTTCACAGCGTTCACCATGATGATCATCTTGGCTCTTATCCGCATCGGCAAAGGCACCGGCGAGGGCCACCCACCAGCCGCTTCCTTGTCTGGAGTGCCCAACCTGTTTGGGGTGTGCGTCTACTCCTTTATGTGTCAGCACTCCCTGCCCTCCCTGGTGACGCCCATCTCTGACAAGAAACGCGTTGGCACCCTGGTATTGCTGGACTACGTCCTGATCCTGGGCTTCTACGTTCTCctctcattcactgccattttCTGCTTTGACAGCTCACTGCTACATGACATGTACACCCTGAACTTCACTGATAACTGCAATGTGTTAGATATTCCAGTCCTGCGCTACTTCCTGGGCCTCTTTCCAGTTTTCACCATCAGCACCAACTTCCCCATCATTGCCGTCACACTCCGCAACAACTGGAAGACCCTGTTTCACCGAGACGGAGGCACCTACCCATGGGTGGTGGACCGTATTGTGTTTCCCCTCATCACTCTGGTGCCCCCAATCGTTGTGGCCTTCTGCACCCACAACTTGGAGTCCCTGGTGGGTATTACAGGAGCCTATGCAGGCACAGGGATCCAGTATATTGTCCCAGCCTTCCTCGTGTACTACGGTCGACGCCATCTGGAGCCCGTGGTGGGGAGGGATGCCATCAACAAGCACCGGTCTCCCTTCCGACACGCCTTTTGggtgtggtttgttttgttgtgggCTGTTTCCTGCCTTATGTTTGTCACAGCCAACATCATCCTAACTGACACCAAGAAATGAAGAACTCACTGTTCCAAGAACTTTCtagaaaaatgtaaacatgtttggcCAGTCTCTTTGTTCTTGTACACGAGGCCTTACTTGCTGCTGGTTGGACAGTGTGCCTTTTTATGGGACTTTGGTTGCAtatattaaatgtaattaagaGTAATTTAtcaaatttgtttaaaaagggACCAAATGTCAAGTGTTTTTGTTCCATCAACAAAACTGGAACAGTGCATGGTAACAATTAAGGGAAATTTAAATGGGTCATTTattaaaaggatgttttgtcATCAAACACCAGATAGTCTGAGGTTTTCACAAGGATTTGCACAAatacagctttttaaaatatatcttAAGAGTTCAGTGGGCCTCGAACAACTTCATACAAAGAGTCATATGGACATGTACAATGTGCTTGCGGCTTGCTTGTCAGATTTATAGTTTTGAAAACACTGTCAGGCATAACCCTCATTTCCAACGCTGGAAAGGTTGGGGGTCTGGGTGTCGGACGCTGTTCAAACACTTTGTTTGAAGCAGACTGACACCTTTGATGTTCTGTTGTTCATCTGCTACTTAATTCATTTAGTATACACCATTCAAAttccaaactaaaaaaaaggtAGGGTGTTAAGATGCGGAAGGATCCTCTGGACCTTCAGGGCAGAAAGTTCCAATAAAGATATATTAAAGCAATTGAAAGAGCAGAGCAGCGACAAGAAGAAGAGCCTGTCACACTCAGGCTAGTGTTCTGTTGCTAAACTGCTTGGCGTCTACACAGCTTGATAATGAGATTGGAACAGAAACCAACAGAAGAAGACAAACGAAGGAATCAGGGACAATCATTCTTTCGTGGCTGACGTGTATCCATTCCTCAGCGGTGGCTGCCTCCGATCTCCTCGTCCCCTTGTGAACAATGAAGCTCCGTCAGTGACAGATCCACTGACAGATAGGCTTCCAGGAAGAACTCCATCTCTGTTTATCACGGTGCACTCGCGCCTGTAGTTCACACGCAGGGCATGTCTCCCGTCTTTTACTGCTCAGTACCCATTCATGACTCTGTCAGCCTTGTGCTGTATCTATCACACAGCCCAACACCTGACAGGATAATAGTGATCTACAGTGCTTCAGCTGCGGCTATGGGCAAGACATCATTGACCAAAAATGAAGGGTGGTCAGCCAAATGTGACTACAGAGCTTCATACACTAACCACTGTACTGTAGTGTAGTAACGCTGATTTCACTGACACCTGGCAGCTCCCTCTCTGAGTTGTGCCTTTGTTAATTGACTTCATTATTGCCCTTTATCGTCTACCTTATCAGTGAAATACTTCTGGAATGTCAATTTATGCTACGGTCACAGAAAATACTAATTTCTCATCGGCAGGTAACTTAAACACAGTTCAAGTCAACAGTTGAATCAAATGCTGTGTCCAGTATTCCACTTCATTTTCTTAcctgttttttcaaaatatatttttatttgagtCTTCAACTATAATTGTAAAATGTATGCTTTGTTTCGTGCCACCAGAAATACCCACCAGGGATAGAAAACAAATGTAGATCCGAAATCATTTttgcaaaaggaaaaaaaaaactccagtCAACTCATGCTAGTTAAACAGACTTAATAAGAGTTAAACGTACTGAAACCAAACTTGTTTGTATGAATATGGATTTAAATTGATGAATGTGCATAGTATGAGTGCAATAACACGGTCAGGTGgttggaaaaagaaaataattgacaCAGTGGAAGAAACACCACTTTGTAAAGcatttttatttccactttGTCCATAATATCCTTTTATCTATATAGTTTCTCCTCGAAGTCTTTTCgttgtcttaaagggacagttacgGCCTCCCCTTTTTCATCTTAACTGTAGTGCTAtctatcaatctagattgttttggtgtgagtagagatgtctgtcttctctgtaATATAATAGAACAAGGTGTCACTCTCCTTGTAGTGTTAAAGTGCCCCAAAAAATtccaaaaactcaacagcaatgtctctttctagaaatcataaCCCGGTTATTTAAGATAATCCATAGACcgtattgtgagcagtttcacgtaggaactattttctttctaccaaactacacccaccaaccaaatcaccttctgcatggtgatttGGTTGGTttggtctgtggattatcttaagtaaccaggtcatgatttctagaaagagacattgctgttgtttttcaaatgtttgtttgtttgtttttggcacttggagcaccacaagccgagtgccatttaggtccattatattggagagaaggcagacatctcgaCAGCTGATacctgcaacacacaccaacacactctAAAATGATCTAAATTGATAAAAcagcacaacaggtaagagtgaaaataagtgttttttaattattaggtgaactgtccctttaaaggttGTGACACAGCATTTCTGAGCCTATTTGATTGTTGACAGTTGACATAACCTATCCAGCACAAACAACCGTTTTTGTATGTGTATCCTCTGAAAGCATCAGATCATAAACCATATCATAAACCAAAAATTATACATCAAgatgcaaacacattttctggTTGAGGTTACTTTAAGTTATCAAACTTACAATCAAAGGGTACTCTACATATTTTAAAAGTTCTCAAAAGCAAGTGAACTCACAAGAGACACATTTAGAAAGAATGGTCACAATTGAAGCAGCTGAGGCTGAGTTATCTACCCTCAAGCTCCAAAACACTGGATACTACGTATCCCATGATGCAGTCATCTTTTCCTCAGGTCAAATATAGTCAATAATTATTACGACCGTCACCAGGCTCCGCTTTGAAAACACATCCCATGTCCCTTATATAGCTAAATTGATGCTGTTACCACAAAGAAAATTATCAGTAAAGGGGACACGCAGTCACCAACACTGCAACACCACTGGTTTCACACATTTGTATTTCAGTGACACTACAGTTGTGCTCCATTAAAATGCAAACCCAGTATTGGGGTGTACAGTAGTTCAGTGAGTTGTGGAGCAGTTAGAGAGGCTGTGCGGCTTTTTCATCAACTGCTGTAATGCAGTTTAAATTGAAAGCTAATGTGCTGTGACTTGTGTGTTGTTAAGGCACCGCAACTGTAAAATTCCTACACACACATCGTAGCATTGTTGTAGCACTGTTGAAGGTTACAGAGGTGCTGCTGTGGGTTTATTGTCACCAGGCCACCTCTGTCTTCACCAAACTGCAGCCAGAATTTGCATCTGAGTGTTCagctggaccaaatatggacaCGACAGGTTCTCACAGCTTTGAGATCATCCTAAAACTTAAGTTATTGCAAAACACTGCAgagcttctgtctgtctgtacctgTCAGCTTTTATCTAATCGGGATGGAATCTATAAAAGTCCCTGCACGCAGAGATCCTGAAAACGTCATTATATGTTATATATGTTTGCCTTCCCACTTTTGTGCCCTTCATTGCTTTGATGTTCAGCTCCTCTTTTGAGCGTCAAGCGCCATCGAAGAAGATGAAGAGTTTGATGCTTGCCACATCACCTCGGTcgtaattaaaacacatttatggGAGCATTAACTAGCGTCCTGACTTTATCTTTCCGTCTTGTACATGTTCCTCTGTCCATCACCTGATATTTATCGTCTGGATGTGCGTGCTTTTGTAAACCTTTTCCCTCTCCTTACCTGAAGTGGAACATTTGAATGAAGAGTACAAAAACACTTTAACCTTGGTTAGATATTTATAAATCAGTCTGGAGACAAAGATGTGActgtatgagtgtgtttgtgtgtctgtgtgagtgaatgaCTAGGTGTAAAATGTGGTTCTCATGACTTGATGGGAGTTGTGAAATGTGCCTTTTTATATGGGCTTTATTTTCTTGCCCTAAACTTTCTGactctgctgtttttttcctcagcttGCCAGACAAACATCTGCATGTAAGCCATTTCGTCTGACTGACAatcagtgtttcagtgtctaatccttggttttcttttcttgtctcgtctttaatttctgttcttctgttgttgttgttggtcgCCCCTAGGTTTACTGCATTTCTGAGAATTTGATTTTCCCATTTTTCCTTCATGTTCCTGGTATTTGTTTACAATAATTTGGCGAGCCTGTGATTCTAGCATTTGTATGGATGTTTACCGCTTTAATGGATGCTCTGTTTGATTTTTACAattcacaaagaaaataaaggctTTATGTTCATCTGAACTTCATGAACCTCAATTACTTAAAAGGAAAGTGGGTTTTCTTACAAACAGGGTCTTCTTTTGTAGTTTTGCCCTCATGACTCTTTTATAACACTTTCTCAGTGGCGTCGAGAATTTGGACGCAGGGACTctaaaatatttcaaacaaGTCGAGTTATCTGCTGTCAGAATTACTTATGTCactgtgaaaactttttttatgaGCACATTTATGAACTCGGTACTTCCTTTATAATATGAAATTGCATTGCATAGCCAATATATGGCCAGATGTCTGTGTTCCTGGTTAGGCACCTTACTGTAGTTTCAGTGAAGGGAACATAATGACATTTTAGACAATAGTGTTCTTCCAACTTTGTTTtaacagtctgtgtttgtcccTTTCCTGGCTCAACATGACAATGCCCCCACGCTCAAAACAGCTCCATAAAGAAATCATCTTCCCAGTTTGGTGTGGAGAAACAAATGCTCTTGCAGACAGGTTTCAACATCCTCATCAGGCCTGAAACCAGAAGAGTGGAGGCTATTACAGCAGATTAATGTATGTGTTATCAGAATGACCTGTTGAACGTTCACATAGATGGGTGTAATGTTCAGATGTTCACATAGGTTTAGTCTGCAGGGATGATCACTTAAAATACTCTTTGCGTATAGTGATATAGTATATGTCTCCTTCTAGACCATAAGCATTAAAACCCAGTGACAAGGAGATTGCAATTTGTTTAAACTACATTTTGCATCAGCAATGCAACTAACCGTTATTACAGTATGGTGAAGGTAAAAACGTTCTTAAAAAAAGAGACAGCTCATGGTTTGTTGTATTAAAACCTCCACCAAGAAGGTTATGCTTTggctttggtttgtttgtttgattgatttactgtatgtaaaaacCACTGGCTCCATtctcatgaaacttggtggaagggtgtaAGATGGGCCGTGGAAGAACCCATGAAATTTTGGATAGGATCCGAATCACAGGAcggatacacaaattatttttccctTTTGGTAACACTAGGGGAAAGGGCCTTGGAAGTTGAGGTCTTCATGTATCCAAAACAGTGGACCTGAACCCTAATGGACTTGGGAAAACCCATTCTTGCCTGAGAGATTACGAACCCAACCAGGTAAAACTGCTACAAAAAATGCCGTTTTACTGCTAAAACATTGACATAGGATGCAACACAATATTCTTACCCATCTTATCGCATacaatgttaaataatgttttagatttcttattttcttttcttttattctgtcGCCACATATGTTGTTATAATTTGAGCTGCTGTAACGCCATAATTTCTTCAACACATTTAACAGCACCTACTTTCTTGTCGTCTTTGTCCACAATTTGCATGATGGAGGCTCAGTCAAAGGAGATGCTGCTAGGTTTGACCTCTTATACTCATTTTCTTTTAACTTCTTTTTCACCTTAGTAAAAAAAGGTATCCATCTTTCCTCCGCTCCGCCTCCAACTTGCTCAACGTTTTTTTCACCTTACTTTCGCTCTCATAATGTGATCCTAAATTAGCCCATTAATCACACAAGTTACAAGCACagtgttcatgtgtttctttGGTGATGAGCGTGGATCACAGTTATTCTCTGATACATTCAGGTATTAGATTAGATCAGGGACCCGCGATAGCCTAATAAAACGGGACCTTACCTAGACCTAATTGACCAAACCCAGGACAGGACTCGGATTCTAAGGTCAGGGCAGACCTGTGAAGACGTCTgtttggcggaggtctgcacccTCTGAGGGCCCTTCTTGTTAATACAtaatattgatttgttttttcctgtattGAAACCCACATAGTGGCAGACGTACATGTGATCTGTCTGtcagtttttatgcctctgcgctggTGATGGCCAAGGCAGGAGGTATGTTTTTAGGTTTTGTGCgtgtgtctcattctcatgaatgcaatatctcaagaaagccttgagcctttttttaaaatgtggcacaaactTTCACTcagactcaacgatgaactgattagattttgttggtcaaaggtcactgtgacctcacaaaacatgtttttggccataactcaagagtCCACACACTAATTACTGTATGGCAAGATTTCACAGACCTGTCTGATAGGGTAAAATGATGAAGTTATGACCTTTTATAtgcaaaaggtcaacttcactgtttcatcatatctcaggaacagacaaggagacatttggtcagatacttaattggtgacaacaatcttgggtgcccaccctCAAACTGTGCTgcttgtatagatcttctgtgctgatGGGGGAAAGATGTGTGAgatgcattcatgttttcacagacatgaatgtagaGTGTAACTGCAATTTGACCTCTGTGTGGAGGTATACAACAATGAGTTTTCTCATCAGAAATTTATATGATTCAAACCTGTTCACTGGTCCCTTTGCCTGTGCTttcactttttttgtatttcattacGATTTGTTTACCAGTCTGTGTGATATCCTGCAAATATacggacaaacaaacacactaacaGGACTGAAGGAGGAACTGAAGGAAGAAGTGTATTAAGTGACTGAGATGATTAAAAATCTGTCAGATTTTTGGACTGCTAAATAAAAGTGTAACCCACAGACTGGAGAGTAAACACTACAAAAATATGTTCCTTTATGAGTAAATGCTCCTAAATGTGGCAAAGAGTCCTTGTTGAGCATCATAGTTCTGTAAATAcagcagaaaaagagagagtttAAATGTTGTGATAAAACATTCTTTCACCTTAAATGACAGATCAGTCTGGCCTGTTTCCAAACTACTTGTTTAGAGAAACAAATCCACTTCTTCCCTGGTGCCGGTACAAATGTGAGCCTCACTGCTGGGAATTGAATGCATGAATCAGAGCAGCTTTGCTGTTACTTTAGCCATATCACATTCTTGTATTCAGTCATACTCCTACACAATTTCACAGACTCACGGTTGGCAGTATTTGTATCTGCTCTCTAGGTAAttggcatcttttttttttatacaccTCCGTTCACCTCAATCTTCCCTGAAGCACCACggtagttttttttattgacatacgagattcctgtttttattatcaaaccAAACCTCCCCCTCTGAATTTCAATCTCAGCACGGCTGCTccactgtaatttaatttaccCTCTGCCCTTTTATGTATGTGGGGTGTGTCTGCATGTTTAGGGGCAGAGCTATAATTGGAAATGCAAACTTGGCCGGGCTTAATTAATTCACAGTGTGTTTAATTGCTGCATGGTTTATACagtgcagagagacagagcaggtaCTGGCTGCTGCTTGTTTGCACATATTTGATCTCTTGAGGTgacatttggatttttttagaCTCCTCCCTTCATCAGCATCcatgaaaacttaaaaacacGCAATCAAGCATCATGCACTCTCTTCTTCACAGAGCAGAAGTAAAGTCTGTAGTTTGTGGTGTGTTGTCTCTGTGTTGAGTTGCGAAATTTACCCAACACCTCTAGGTATTtgatgcattttacattttctttagaGATGTTTCCTGTGAATTATCCTGCATATTTCCTGCTGTACATAATGCCTGATATAACGTACATATAAAATAAGAGGAAACATGGTTTACTATGCTCATGTTCTGCAGTTACTTTGAATGAATGTTGTAATTCAGTGCCATGCTCAAAATTTGTGATGTGGTGCTACAGAAAATAACAAGCCAATTAGAGCCTTCTGTGGTCTCACTATTGGTACAGTCAGACTGGATTTTGCTTTCCATTCATTTCTATGTGAGACAGTGCAAGACACGTTTGCTTCTGAATCATAAATTGAAACTCTTTCACTATGGGCAGAGTTCGGTCAGACTGGGGCCTAGTCCACACGTACAAGggcatttttgaaaatggggtttttcctcctttgttcTCAAAACCCCATCCACACAAGCAAATGCAATGAAacgtaaaaacacaaatgaagcGCTGTCAAGAGCTGCCAAACTCACAGGCAGTGATATAACCCCAACATCAACCCTAAtatcatgcaaaaaaaaaaagaaaaaaaatgttggtcaATCAGAAGCCTGGAAAAAAGCTATTACTGGAAGGCTACCTGGAGCTGTGACTGTACGAATTCTGATACCTCTGTTTCTCAACAAAGTAGAtgagtaactgtacatttatgtgtaaacatgtaaaaagacCTTTTAGTAAGGTTAGAACCAGCACTATTTTGGTCATGTCTGCCATTACACAAAATGTTGCCTCATCTGTTGTGCCTCACAAGGAGGATACACTCTGACGTTAGAAGccaaaaacactgttttccctgttcacacattaacacacagaaaacagagtTTCCTGAAAATCTTCACATTGGAAGGACTGTATAAAATACTGTGGATTTCCatttttgaagccttgagtttggcagtTTGGCTGTTGTCATCTGGTGTTTTTGGAACCAGTAGTGCCCATTTTATTGTGATGCCTCTCAGACAGCCTTTcactcaaacagcccaatccaTTCTCATCCCAATTCGTCAGATATcgcagctttgtcagtggaccttaGATTTAAGAGGCCAggtttagatttaaaaaaaaaaaaaaaaaacatcacagtgtgGCAAATGGGAAACGTAAAgaggcctcccgggtgaaagtctgttttttttggcccattcacctcccctcccacccacgCTATAATGACTGTCTTGTTCTTTACACTACGGTAGTTGCCGGCGGTGTCACAAAAAGCCACCGCCCAGTGCGTACCATACTGCTGCCAAAGGTGCCTCTGTAAGTTAGcatctgatgccaaaatcactgacaaagcggcagtgtttgacaagttgggagtgagaacgagCTAGCCCCCCTTAATAAGATGCAAACAGGTGAGTTCAAAAATTCACCATATAGTtgccatgaatgttgaaattaccTATAGAGACCACTgtcaacatgtaaacatgtttatgggTGTAGTCAGCCATGAGCGAATGTAGGCAAGTGACTATCTCGTGGTAGGTGGTTGTCATGGTAAATGTGGGCAGTGCCTGATGTGACGGATTTGGTAATCTAGCTTGCtagcaaatgttagctaacttGCTATTAAATACTGCGAATCTAATGTTACTGGTACATTTTCCATGTTCTTACGtttcatgtctgtcactgcCAGCCGGGCAGCACCTCTCATGTGGGGTAGTTGGTATTTTTCATGGACAATATTACATAAAATCAATAGGTTAACACGGCAACACTCactgtctcctccacacataCCTCCTTGCTATTGGTTGAGGCTGCGACTTAGCTGctcaaagttcaccaaagtgGAACTCCACTtgtgaaaatgtaaatttgtgaagaagcaaatgttttatttgcccCTCTGCTCGCACTGCAGAAATGTGAACAGGAGGCAAATATTCGCTAATGTAAATTACGCTCATGTGTAACTGTACcctatttctgctgtaaagctgggcattttaTAACGGGGGTCTATAGGGATTGGCTTGCTCCCTAagcctgcctcaagtggccttgagaagaactgcagtttttggcacttccgcattggcttcatttttcagctttggTGTATACCAAAATCCAAAACATAGAAAAAACTTCATGTTAAAATATACTCATGTATGTGTGGGCTAGGCCTGATCTCTCCAAAGTCTGGCCAGGTCCATATCAGAGTTTTTTCCACTACTTTTATTAATGAGAAAATACCCACTAAACTCatgacatttccatcagcctgtgaGGAGTTATATGTTTGATAGACGTCAGTGATGAACAAACCAAAATTTTCCAAATCAAATGATCAAATCAACTTCCAGT from Epinephelus moara isolate mb chromosome 18, YSFRI_EMoa_1.0, whole genome shotgun sequence harbors:
- the tmem104 gene encoding transmembrane protein 104, whose amino-acid sequence is MAGGITESGEPYSPFVGLVYMFNLIVGTGALTMPKAFATAGWVVSIALISFLGFMSYMTTTFVIEAMAAANAQLRWKRREQEEVDDSDSTSEYSDDDIMVRGRSEPETKPILSVQRSGGHVDHFDIVERVEMGQMASMFFNKVGVNMFYICIIVYLYGDLAIYAAAVPISLMEVACGNHSCSAGSVKYNDTDACWGPVTRKDAYRVFLSVFTVLLGPFTFFNAQKTKYLQILTSLMRWIAFTMMIILALIRIGKGTGEGHPPAASLSGVPNLFGVCVYSFMCQHSLPSLVTPISDKKRVGTLVLLDYVLILGFYVLLSFTAIFCFDSSLLHDMYTLNFTDNCNVLDIPVLRYFLGLFPVFTISTNFPIIAVTLRNNWKTLFHRDGGTYPWVVDRIVFPLITLVPPIVVAFCTHNLESLVGITGAYAGTGIQYIVPAFLVYYGRRHLEPVVGRDAINKHRSPFRHAFWVWFVLLWAVSCLMFVTANIILTDTKK